Within the Arachis duranensis cultivar V14167 chromosome 10, aradu.V14167.gnm2.J7QH, whole genome shotgun sequence genome, the region ctttcatacaaaagattatttgtcacaagtaacaaacccctaaatttataaaccaaagtatcaaacctcgggtcgttctccctagaaattgtaatgaagtgttttgttattggttgtgagttatttttggggttttaataagaaacatgaaagataaatggcaaaaagtaaactaatggctaaaaaggacttggcaagggttggtggtcaaggatctctatcctaattactaatcacaatatgagaattggcaaggattaatcccattaaatcatcctctaactagtaaaggaaattcaaatgagctatatcaatcctagtccataggttctaactctccactaattcaattagtgagaactagagtcaatggctcccaatcatcaatcacttggacattagtaactcaagaggtcctaagttacctttccaagccaagagtataaaattctactctaaaatccaaccaaacatttcatcaaacacttggaaggcataaaaggaaagcatagtaaatcaacaacaagaacaaaatctaacaataattattgcaaagaattaacaacaacaaatcaaaaggaacacaattattatgatttaccttgaattgaattgaaagagaaaggaaggaacaaaagtagatctacaacaaaatacaagaacaacataaaagagattacaacaaaagaatggaagaagaatgaatgtaactacaagggattgagaagatagaagtagaagaagatgaattaaaatctagatctaagaactaaacctaatcctaattctagagagaagtgagagcttctctctctagaaactaactctaactactaaactaagctaaactaaactaatggtaactaacatgttcatccctcttcaatccttggcttaaatagcatcagaaatgagttggattgggcccacaagactTCTAAAATCGTTGGCCACGTATTGCTTTAAGTGGATCATATGGCAGTAACGACGCGTGCGTGTACAGTGTGCATGCACGTCACCATACatatagcaactatggcaaatcttatatcatttcgaagccccagatgttagctttccaacccaactagaaccgcatcatttggatctctgtagctcaagttatggtcgattaagtgcgaagaagTTGGCTTGACAACTTTTGCGATTCctacatttcttcatgagttctccatttttacatgctttcccttcattcccttgatccaatctttgcctcctaaatctgaaattacttaaaaaacatatcaaggcatctaatggaatcaaggtaaattaaatttagctattttaagacctaaaaagcatgttttcactcttaagcacaattaaaggagaagttataaaaccatgctatttcaatagttaaatgtgggtaaaaggttataaaatcccctaaatcaagtacaagataaaccctacaaatggggtttatcaatgcGTTCCACCcagatggaatcatgatgatcaacaagaagacgggtgcaaaagcaaagtttgggaccccggaattcattctagcaatcaacactcttggggccttgtcacttgctttaacatGCTTGAAGTCTCtttgcgcctagtttgggattcCGGAGGCCATtgaaattacaaacattggtggagattcctggatgagttcaagcataagccaccatgaaagggagctcaccaaatgtccaacttaaggactttaactaaaagtgctaggtgggagacaacccaccatggtatactcattctttttcagtcttagttctattttattttgttttattcttattatcattttattctattttttttaagtgttCATCCATAATTTCTGCATAATCACTTGCATTTGaatttgcattctgcataaaaaaaccagcgtcgctgacgcgtccgcgtcataggtgcgTTCTGAAGAAAAGAGAATTGAACAAAAAGTCACGCAAAAGTGTGGCTGGAGGTGTGCCTTAGGCACAAATAtgcccatgcgaccgcgtcgctgacgcgttcgCATCGTTTGCAAAATATGGCCATTCACGCGATTACgtcatccacgcgcacgcgtgaccctgcaaaatcgacgtaaagAGGTATATGGCAGCAAGTTGTGATGGAGTGGGGCTGGAAccatgctagaagcacaagccctaccacgcaaacgcgtgctgcacgcgtccacgtcatttttgaaagaaaggccatccacgcgtgcgcgtcacccatgcgcacgcgtcacctTGAATTTTGGCAATATGCGTTtgagacagagagttgcgcgaacgcgaggctgctctcacgccactagcacaaatcaagtcacgcgtccgcgtgaccgacgcatcCACATCACTTGAAAATATCGcaactcacgcgatcgcgtgacccacgcgtctgCATCACCTGCGCCGCCCAGTTTATCTAGATCAGCGCAAGAATTTCTATCTTTttttccccaatcctaatttttccttcctcctttcttacttacttcttcttcctttctttcacTTCTCATTCTTCACTCtcattctattttacttaatttatttgcatactttcgttcattacattttaattttgtgcatatttttattttcttttctaaatttattattttttcattggtgttaaattttcttattcaactgttgcatattttcttgaattattccggtgcttcatgacttgttttattctgactgggtattattattcataagtcaatgctaacTTTTATAATACTAGTATTTCTTTTGTATTGATATGCACTTATACTACCTTGCATTACCCACACACTCCCTCTCATTGTTGCAAATTTTGCACCATTGGTATGCCATGTGCTTTTATTGCTTTCTCATgaacatgttgtagctaccatgtaaatgagacccttATTATTTAGCATTAACCCAcctatactttatttattttcttatctttatttctgggttacttttcttcttttcctcttctttcaggatggccaccaaagaagggaaagggaaagctttaaatggggagacaaacaagtccatgtGCACAATccttggagaaaagcatcagttgaagcaacccatccacttgcacatcttagcatgcaccgaggacggtgcaatctttaagtgtggggaggtcgataccgatctccatgggttagttactcttctatctcaacaccaatggtttattttccttgttagttgttgcatttgcatgtttgattgcatattttaccactcgattaaagtaatattttctttttttcaagaaactttttagagtatttcactaatttaaattaaaactttttattaaaCTTGTTCGAAGGAATATTATactggaacatggtttagagctcgaacacacaaaacctatgagatttttgagcctatttgattggttgcattttatcaaccaatattttatttttggtgtgtgttgttctctctaaaattatgatctttgccttgcttaattctatatttccattgtttgatgtatgcatgcacttatgtgattgaggccttatttcactaagcttacatacccatatggccttacccttcattatcccttgcaaaccaatttgagcctattatacccctttgttctttactttagcacatcattaactctaagcggaaaacaataatgtccttaatttgaatccttggttagcatAGACTAGcgagagtgctcatgaattaagtgtggggaaagtgggtttggaaacatttggtttgagaattgagtatgttagaattttctaaaaatgtgaaaaatattgagaacatgtttatgcattcaataccttaatcatatgcattgagaaaaacaaaagaaaagaaaaaaaataataatacaagaaaatcaaagaaaaagagcaaataaataaaaaggggacaaaatgccccaagttaaagtaataatatcaatgcatatgagttgtacttaaatttgggatacatgaatatgtggtaaacatagttaatgggcagttagatcttgcattgtaattacatggattgtctaaagttaggtggaaagtttaagttaattaaggattcaaattttagtccacttggccaaatacaatcctacattgaccctaaccccattacaacccttaaaagacctcttgaaaTGTGTAtatgtgcattaaatttttgttgattgttagatgaagagcaagccttagaaagcaagattagtagaaaacacttgagtgattagagtgtatacacttccagtaagggttcgatgctcgattctttgttcccagCTTTCacgagctattttcttctgcaagttcacttgtactttattttatgatttgaattagtgaaatccagttcatgtCTGTTCTTGGatgatttatttacttttaaccaagtaggcaGAAACATTGttgcatatagttgcattcatatagataggttgcattttaTAAGTtatatcattcctcttcactcctttatagcttctttgagcttagcatgagtacatgctaatatttaagtgtggggaggttgataaaccactattttatggtttatcttatgctcaattaaGTGGTTTATATCAattctttactcacttattcatacgatttgcatgagtttacatttttccttcctgattttgtgctatgattgaaaacatgtttctttggtcttaatttagctaatcttaatcctctcttattaccattcgatgtcgtgatatatgtgttaagcgatttcagggattacaggacagaaatggctcagaggatggaaaggaagcatgtaaaagtggaaggaatacaagaaactgaaggaattgccaaagctgtcagcctgacctcttcacactcaaacggtcataacatgagctacagaggtccaaatgaagcggttccagttgcgttggaaagctaatgtcCAGGGCTttgaaatgatatataatttgtcatagtggCCGTATAGCTAAGCAACACGAACGCGTGCTTCACACGGACGTgtcgcagtgacgaaaaaccagcgtggcagatttcgcaaTCAGCGAtctctgggctgtttttgacccagtttttagcccagaaaacacagattagaggctataaagtggaagaatccatccattcattcaacatACAGGACACAACATtcaataattcataattttaggtttagatgtagtttttagagagagaggctctctcctctctcttaggatttaggatttaggatttcttcttcattccagattcaatgttcctttaatttattttttacttttatttattctattactttaattgttatttatcttttcaatttggcTTACGAACcttctcatgttagatttgaatattttatgcaatttgaggtatttcagatatatgatttttatttagctttctatattattggctttggttgagtaattagagactcttgagttatcaaactcttttgttgattgataattggaagttgctaattgacttaaattctactaactctagtctttctttggaaattaactaggacttgaggattcatattgatttattcacttgacttaccttcatagttggaggttgactaagtgggagcaacgagcaattctcatcacaactgataaggataactaggataggacttctaattttcataccttgccaagagttttcttagctattgCTTTATGAATTCctacaatttatttctcttgttcaaacctttcaaaaacccaaaaatactgttttccataaccaataataaaacacacctccctgcaattccttgagaagacgatctgaggtttaaatacttcggttataaattttatttggtttttttacttgtgacaaccaaaacttttgtacgaaaggattctccgttggtttagaaactatacttacaacgcgattatatttgtgaatttctttaccgatagaaatccaATTGTCAGGTGCATACCAATCCAATAGATTTGGTGATCCTAGCTATGATTATGaacctcaaccaccatactccTATGACCATCATCCTCAATATTACCTTCAACCACAATACTCCCAAGCCTCATTCCACCACCAACAAACCTCATGGGATCCAAATTCCTATCCACCTTACAACTACCCATATGAGTCTTATGAACAACCACACTTTgaaaccaccaccattccaatcCTCGTTGCCGTCGCGCTCCACCACTGTCGCCACTGGTCCTCGTCGCTGGTCCTTCCTAGGATTCCAATTCTACTTCttatttgttgattttgttaattacattgttgattcttttgtttttgcttcttttgttaaatacattgttaatttcatgatttgttaattttgttaatcACATTATTTCTGATTCTGATTCCAGTGATATTGTTGACTTtgattctattttgattttattgttcttctgcttctatttcttttgattctgattctgatttcattgttgttgtgcttctgattttgattctgtttctttgattttattgttgttgcgCTTTTGATTTCATTGttcttctaatttcttttttttattctttggtATTTGATCtacagatttatttttttacttttgtttcttcttctatttctaattctgttttttatatttattacattGGTTCTATTTCtgatttcattgttgttgttgctgataCTGTGACGAAGAAGAAAAGATGCTGCTGTgatggagaaaaagaaaaagaagaatagaaactgGGTATTttggagaagaaagagaagggtaTTTTGGTCCAAAGAACGATTTTAAACTAAGTTAAACCTTGGGGAtaattttgtatgcaaaaaaaggTTGGGGACGAAAATAATTTTCGGCCTATACCTTAggaaccaaaatcgtacttaacccaaacaaaaatgataggttgaaattgaatacaaagagaATCACTCTACTTTCTATCCAATTTCTTGATGTAACAAGAAAGGGACTCTTCAACCTAACTTGTCCACATCATAGTTTAGGAATTGAATCGAAGGAACTTCTCAATCTTCTACCCAATTCTCCGTGCAACAAGAGAGGGACTTATTCAACCTTACTTGTCCACACCATGGTTTTATCACGAAATAAAAAGTGCTTTGGCACCTATAATCAATCAATACTATGACTACAATAGTTTATgaggtatttataacctcttattaggttaaaacaaaaaaaatcctaaGTCTACAAACAAAAAGTCCAATCtagtaactaaataaaaaaaattaaaatacatcaaattaaattaaatattttaaaatataaaccaATAACTTAATAATATTTGAACTCTTCATATCACAAACATTTAAAACACGTATCATTTTAAGCTCACTTGTCAACACCATAGTTTCATCACAAAACCAAAAAAACGTGTTTTGGCACCTCTAATCATTCAATACTACGACTACAATAGTTTATgaggtatttataacctcttattagatttaaacaaaaaaaattctaaactcaCAACACAAAGTCCAatctattaattaaataaagggTTAAGTACTGTTTTTGTCCCTAAGGTCTagggtgaaaatcaaatttgtccccgacctttttttattataaaatcatctccaacgttacaaaacgttataaaatcgtccttttgtccataaataaaatttttcggACAATTTTGcccttaaacaaaaataaaaaaatcctccCCCATTATCACCATTATCCCCTGCATCATCGGTCATCACTACTACCACCACCAAACTCGTGCTTCTTAATCAACCCTTCAGAGCCAAGCTGCCCAAGCACCTCACAAGTATTCTCCATTGTGCACAACTTCTACACTCCAAACAAGCCAAGTTCATTCAGCTCCACCCCAGAAATAACACAACCCTTTTTTCCCCAAAGTGCGCAACAActaatgaattcaattacaaaCACCAACCTAAGATCCTTACAGATTCATGCAATTCCTTAATCAACCTTTTGAGCCAAAGTAACTCACAAGGAATCTCCACTACAAGGCACAGTTTTTTCACTCAATAAGAAGCCCATGTTCATTCAATTCTAACCCAGAAAGAACATATCTCATGCAAAACATGTTAATCCAGAAAGAACATAACTCGTACAAGAACTGAAATGTTATTCCCACTAAGCTTTACATGAACTATTTGCTAAAAACCCTATCCTGAAAACAGAATAAACCAATCCAAGCATTTCAGATAACTAAACTTGCTTCTAATTATAAacaaacaataacaaaaaaaaatcaaaatccacAATGAATNNNNNNNNNNNNNNNNNNNNNNNNNNCGGTGGTAGTAACTTCTACGAGCATTGAAGGCAAAGTGAACTCCCCTAGCCATGTCATTATCATACATAGCTCTCCTAGTGGGATCCGAGAGGGTTTCGTAAGCCTCTTAGACCCGAATGAACCGCTTCGTGTACTCTTCGAGCCGACCCAGTAGAGACACATCCGGGTGGTActttcttgcaagttgcttgTACGCTTGCTTTATCTCCATCAACGACCCCGATTCTGAAATCCCTAGAAGCTCGTAGAAAATCAAGTCCGCAACCGCTGTCGCTGGCTTATCCTTGGTGATAGCAGCACCGTTGAAGGTAGCCCTGGGCTTCTTAAAGAAAAAGGTGACTCGGTTTAGAGAGACCAGATTTGTGGCAGTTGGGACGCAGAAGCGGTGATCGGCAGGTGTGATGGTTAAGCCTGAATAGAAAAGTTGTGATGAACTGATGGTTAAGgggttttttaatattttttattttatttaaagggtaaaattatcaaaaaaatttgtttatgaacaaaaggatgattttataatgttttgtaacgttaaggatgattttaataacaaaaaaatatcgaggacaaatttgatttttacCCCAGACCTTAGGGATGAAAACAGTACTTAAcccttaaataaataaaattaaaatacaacaaATTTAAttgaacattttaaaaatataaactaataacttCTAAACGTATTAGTTTATATGGTAAACAGTGAAAGATAAAAGGTAAATTAGGATAACAGGAggtaaatgaattaaaatattttttcatgtttAATAGGTCTTAGACTATAGCTTGTTAGTGTTAGGTTGTTATTTATCAGTTAGTTTAGTTCAAGTTATAGGTAGTTAGTTATAGTTCACAAGTGAATAAAATCTCCTGCATTGTAGTGTTACCTAGACCAGCAAACACACCCAGCAACTACACCTCTTGTATATATACATCACATATATAGTATAATAATGCAATTTTGAATTCATTCCAACTATTTCATTACTCTTGGATTCAATATGGTATCAGACGCTATCATTTTTCTCTCACCTTCCGCTTTCTTCCTCTtccaattttctttcattttt harbors:
- the LOC107470157 gene encoding chaperone protein dnaJ 20, chloroplastic-like; translation: MKENWKRKKAEGLTITPADHRFCVPTATNLVSLNRVTFFFKKPRATFNGAAITKDKPATAVADLIFYELLGISESGSLMEIKQAYKQLARKYHPDVSLLGRLEEYTKRFIRV